The region TAAAGTTAATAAAGTCGTCACCTCTTTGGGTCCAGACTCGACTTAGTAACCGAGATACTTTTGGGTGATTAAAGTTGTTACCGTCACCCATCTCGTTTAGAGCTTCCACAAACCAACCATCACTACTTTTCTGACGATGATTAGTAACGAGCGAAATTGCAGTTGCTCTCCAAGGTTGCTCATACTTTCTACGCTCTAATTCAAATGGTCCTTCACCGTCTACTAGCATAGAGCCGTATAGTCGAACATCATCTTTGTGAGAGCCAGCTTGGTGAAACTTAGCCTGCTCAAATGCCAAACTGTTAAAAACCTGCCAGGGAAGATTTTCTTGTTTGTCAATGATTAACAACTGACGGAAGTCACCAGTCAGGACAAATCGAACCCGACGGTTTGGACAGCATCGTTTAATAACTTGGTAAGTAAGTACCAAGTCCTCAGATGAAACCATTGACATTTCATCAATGAACACAACTAAGTCGCATTTCTCACGAGGATCAAAGTTAGCTGCAACATCTTCGGCTCTAGCGATCGTGCTGACACGAATCCAATGGTCACTGCAGAAATCGCGCATTCCAGCAGGAAGTGTAGACCCACCTGCACGTAATCCTGCAAACTTATTAAGTGTGCCTTCACCTTGAGCGTTTCTGGCAGCAACACCTGTGGATGCACACACACGTACTTCATGTCCCTGCATTTTGAGCAAAGTTCTAGCTGCATTAATGATGAAAGTCTTTCCACTTCCACCTCTTCCTAACAACGCAATGCAATCATATACACCTGACCCAATTGTTGACATAGCTACTAATTGGTCGTCACTCATCGTTTCCCAGTAAGGCAAATCTTGAATTGCCTCGTTTTGATTAGATAACCAGGCTTTTGCAGCTAGCAAATCCATCTCTTTCATATGTCCCCCTTAAGACTTGAATCGTTCAAAAGTAAACAAACAGGGGAGGAGTTACCCTCCCCTACCGAGCTAAAACAAATCAAGGTCAATCTCTACAACCTCTCCTTGTATCGCTACTGCAATCGTTTTGCAGAACTCCCAGCATTGAGCAACTGTGATTGATTTCTCAACCAAGCTCAAAGATGGGTTTATGGTTGTTAGCCAACTTACGAAGTTGTCAACCATCGACTTGTGTGTGTCTTCTCCAGCAACATCAAACTGCCCTTTGGATATTAGTGCTGCCATCTCTGCAGTCAACTTAATAAAATCTTCCGGGCTTTCATAGAAGTCAGTCACTTCTCCAGACTTTGAGATGTTCCTACAGGCTGCAACTTCCTTAGCTGCTGAATAAATATCCAGTGCACAAGCACCGTTCATATCAGCAGCGTTCAGTTCTTTCTCAAACTTTGCTATCACTTCTGGGTTCGTTGTACCCAGATCCATACCCTGGATTACTGGAATCAACGTACCAAAAATGACATCGTATGCTTCCCAGCTTAGACCTCCTAGAGGTACTTCGTAAATCTCAGCAAGGATCAGGACTAAAGATTTGTTCTTTGTGAACTCTGGAGGAGTCCAATCTGGGAACAGTTTCTTTAGGTCGTCTTGCAAAGACCAGACAAGGCTCAAGTACAGATCAGCTGTTAAGAACAATCTATGCACCCAACCAACAGCCTCTTGAAACATCAAGGTGCTTCCTTCCAGCATCCCAGGCAAGCTCTTTCGAGTTTGCTTGTCTCGTAAATCAGTCGAGCATAAGTCAATGCTGAGATTCTTTGCACCCAAACCACGTTTCTTGGCTACTGCCTTTTCAGAAGGTACGTTGTAGTGGTCACCCCAATAGGCACCACCTGGTACTAGTTGATCTGAACCTGTCCTTTTAACTACGTTACTAACAACATCATCAAATGTCGTTAACTCTAAGTTGGAGTCTCCTGCATCGCAGAATACTCTGTTATCACCATCACAGTCACCCGCATCACGTACATTACCGATCGGGCTAATGTACGCAGTATCTTCTTCAAACCAATCTGCAAGAGGATGATCATCGTAAATGACACGAACCTTCATAATAGAAGGTGTTGTCATGGGAGCACGACTCATCATTACTTTCTTTCCGTCTAAACTCATATGTCCTCCAAGAAAATGAGTAAGCGGAGCCAAACTGACTCCGCTCGGTGTACGACGTGATATTGGTCATTGAACTGTTACTTAACTGAAAACTCGTTCCATCAAAGAATGAACCGAGTTCTTACGAGCAGAATCCCGCACCCACACTTCATTTACAGGGATACCTGGTAACGCCATCGTCTTTGCCTGCATGGACATGCGGCAGAACGCAGCAGATTTTACCAAAGCACCACTCTCAGTCAACTTCGTAAGAGCACCCTTTGCGCGACCCGCAAGCTGTAGATATTCAGGACTATTCGTTGCAGCACCGTTGATGTATTGAACAACCAGTTGAGTGATCAGGTCACTCATTCCATCTACACTTGCAAAATCTGTATTTGCATCCTGTGCTGCCACAGCGGGTAGGTACACACTGAAGTGCCCCTTAATGCCACAGCAAACACTGAATACACAATTTCTAAACATTGGAGCCAGAAGTTTCAACAGGTTACCTGCATTAACCGGGTTATTAACCAGGTCACGAAGCTCCTCGGTTTGCAGCAGACTAGCTGCATTTGAGTCGCCTAGCATATACATTGGTAAATCGTTTCCACCTTTGGCTTTGATGGTTTGATTCTTTGCCATCGCAAAGAATACAGCAGATTTGTGGACCTGCTTGAACCCATCCTTTACTAGTCGTTGCGCAAACGCAGGATCTTCTGTCTCAACAGCACGGGCTACTCCAGCCATCAAAGGTGTTTGTCCTACACTTGCACGAACACTTGACAACTCAGCTTTCACTGGTTGCCACACTGCACCCGTCTTATTTGTCCCTGCATAAGACCAAGCACGTTGTACAAAATACTCCACACCTTCAACAGTGTAAAACACAAGTACGTTGGTCTTATGGTTTTCAATGCACCCGTCAGCATAAACTTCAATGCTTTCTGCATTACTTGGGATGGCATACCCTACAGAAGTAGGTTCAACCGTTTCCCAACCTTTTGCACCCTTGTACATTTTCTTCAGCACAGTAGTCCACTCTGCAGAAGCGTCTGCATGTCTGAACCAAATTGCGCGTCCGAACTTGGCTTCAAACCAGTTGATTAGCTGCTGGTATTTACCCATTACAGCCAGAACTGGTGACCACTCCAGATAATTCGCACCCTCAACCCCGACTAAAGAGTTACACTCTTCAATCAGTTTCAAACCTTCTGCATCGGCATTATTAATTGCAGTGCATACTGCAACATCTGCGATAGATTGCACCAGGTCTAGCCACTTATTTGTGTCTGCAAAGAATACAGACCGTGCATTCAACTCTGCGTTGAGGTTGTTGTGAACAACGTCAGGTGTGTAGCGGGAAAGCATACACTTGATATTGTTCCGACCTTTGATTTGATGTTCTCTAGTTTGTGTCACTAACACAACTTGCAGAGTGGTGCGGTTCCCTGCAACTTTAGCCAACCGCCAGCGGATCTCTAGCAAGTAAGCATCAGGAGTGTTATTTGTGATGGTGTGTCTAAAACAACCCTCTTCTGTAATGTAAGGTACATCACAGATAGGTTCCTTATCAGCAATCCGCAATGGTTGTTCCATGCGAATCACTTGCCAGCCTCTACGTTCAAATTGCTGACCACCAACCAATGACACTACAGCACCCGCTAATTCCTCCTCCTTAATTACTCCTGGTACATTAGGTTGTACCGTTTGCGTATGTTTGACTAACAGTGTTGGTCCTTCACCCCAGTAAACTGCCATACCAGCAGGAAAAGTGGCATGAGGTGAAACTACTGCTTCCACAACCCAGTTATTACTTGATTCAACAGATTGACCAAAGCGTTTCAAGCCTCTGGTACTTCCTCCTTCCAGCAAACCAACACAAGCTGCGTCCATTGCTGTACGCTTAATCAGCTTGGCTAATTTAGAAGACAACCCGATAATTAGATGCTGAGAAGCAGTCTTAATAACCTCCTCGTCAGAACCACTCAAACCAAACTGTTGACGGGCATATTCTGCAATTGCAGCTTCAGTGTTGTCAGTTAGCTGACTTAGCACTTCCCGCACAAACTGCTCACGCAGCTCGCTTGGTACGTGCTTTGCTTGGATGCAACTGCGACGACCATCGATAAACTGACCCCGTGGCATACGAACTAAGTTGAACCCTAACAAAGCACTACGGTCCACAACATGCTTTGCAGGTAACTTTGCACCCTTTATTTGGACACCGTTCTTCTCTACATCACCAAGACTGGTTACTCCAATCTCACGGTTGTAAATAACTTTGGTGTTCCATTCACCGTCTACTTGATACCGAGCAAACCCAAAGGGCATATCGGTTGCAGATAATCTGGTGACCGTAACATAACGGTCGTAGTAAGTGCGATCGCCATCATAGGCTTGCGCTTCATCATCTGACTGCACTGGCAGCTCAACGAACATTTTCTTAGATACCAACTGACCCAATTCAGGAACAGGAGCAGTTAGATATTTTGCACCCAACATGACCAATCCGTACAGGAATGTGCCATAGCTATTAACTAAGGACATGTCTTCTGCAGGAATGCGTACTCCACGACCACGACCAGTCAGGCTGCTAACCAACAGCATGTTATTAAACCGTAGGTTACGGCTAACTTCAAACACGCCATCCTTAGCAGTGACTCGGAATTCGTACTCGTCGATCCACACGCTGAAACCATCTTCTCCGGTGGCAGACACTTGAATAGGTGAGACACCACCTTTACAGAGTGCTCCTGCTAACCAATCAATTACAACTGCAACGTCAGCTTGTGTTGCATTGAAATCAAAACAACGGGTCCAGTTGTGATCGACGTATACGATGCGGTCTTGCACCCCAAACACTTGCTCAATCACTGGACGAGCAAGTGCATAAGTTAATAACTTGAACTCTACTCCTAAGTTGGCGTAAACACCTGTCAAGAGAGCTTGACGTACACACCATTCTTCTAGCGCGTGTGTGTGAGCTAACCTCTTAACAATTTCACCGTCCTTAATCAAAGAACGGTATTGAGACATTGCAGTACCCAATACAGAGGGTTGTTGTACAAACCGACCGTATTGTTTCAGCACGTCAAGTCCTGCAATGTGCAGACTGTTGTTACGGGTGTGATCTGCAAAGTAGAACACTTCATCCAGCTCAATAGGAAAAGTAAGTTGAGCTGTTTGTCTTAAACGCAAATAACACCATGCAGCAAACAAAGAAGCTTGCACAGAGCTTACAGCGTTAATAACGTTGTTGCTCAGAATACGACCAGCAAGCTTCTCACCCATAACAGCGGTAATAGCTTCACCAGGTGTGAGCTTACTTACAGCTGCGATATTGAATTGTGTGCGACCTTTCATAGCGTAGAAAGGATCAGCAAGTACGTTCCAGTTGTTGTTCAATTGTAAATCCATGATGTCCTCCAAGAAGTAAAATGTGAGTGAAAGAAACTAAGCAAACGGATTTGGTCTTTTAGAGATGTTGCCGATGGGCATACTTTC is a window of Leptolyngbyaceae cyanobacterium JSC-12 DNA encoding:
- a CDS encoding hypothetical protein (IMG reference gene:2510094327); translation: MSLDGKKVMMSRAPMTTPSIMKVRVIYDDHPLADWFEEDTAYISPIGNVRDAGDCDGDNRVFCDAGDSNLELTTFDDVVSNVVKRTGSDQLVPGGAYWGDHYNVPSEKAVAKKRGLGAKNLSIDLCSTDLRDKQTRKSLPGMLEGSTLMFQEAVGWVHRLFLTADLYLSLVWSLQDDLKKLFPDWTPPEFTKNKSLVLILAEIYEVPLGGLSWEAYDVIFGTLIPVIQGMDLGTTNPEVIAKFEKELNAADMNGACALDIYSAAKEVAACRNISKSGEVTDFYESPEDFIKLTAEMAALISKGQFDVAGEDTHKSMVDNFVSWLTTINPSLSLVEKSITVAQCWEFCKTIAVAIQGEVVEIDLDLF
- a CDS encoding hypothetical protein (IMG reference gene:2510094328) → MDLQLNNNWNVLADPFYAMKGRTQFNIAAVSKLTPGEAITAVMGEKLAGRILSNNVINAVSSVQASLFAAWCYLRLRQTAQLTFPIELDEVFYFADHTRNNSLHIAGLDVLKQYGRFVQQPSVLGTAMSQYRSLIKDGEIVKRLAHTHALEEWCVRQALLTGVYANLGVEFKLLTYALARPVIEQVFGVQDRIVYVDHNWTRCFDFNATQADVAVVIDWLAGALCKGGVSPIQVSATGEDGFSVWIDEYEFRVTAKDGVFEVSRNLRFNNMLLVSSLTGRGRGVRIPAEDMSLVNSYGTFLYGLVMLGAKYLTAPVPELGQLVSKKMFVELPVQSDDEAQAYDGDRTYYDRYVTVTRLSATDMPFGFARYQVDGEWNTKVIYNREIGVTSLGDVEKNGVQIKGAKLPAKHVVDRSALLGFNLVRMPRGQFIDGRRSCIQAKHVPSELREQFVREVLSQLTDNTEAAIAEYARQQFGLSGSDEEVIKTASQHLIIGLSSKLAKLIKRTAMDAACVGLLEGGSTRGLKRFGQSVESSNNWVVEAVVSPHATFPAGMAVYWGEGPTLLVKHTQTVQPNVPGVIKEEELAGAVVSLVGGQQFERRGWQVIRMEQPLRIADKEPICDVPYITEEGCFRHTITNNTPDAYLLEIRWRLAKVAGNRTTLQVVLVTQTREHQIKGRNNIKCMLSRYTPDVVHNNLNAELNARSVFFADTNKWLDLVQSIADVAVCTAINNADAEGLKLIEECNSLVGVEGANYLEWSPVLAVMGKYQQLINWFEAKFGRAIWFRHADASAEWTTVLKKMYKGAKGWETVEPTSVGYAIPSNAESIEVYADGCIENHKTNVLVFYTVEGVEYFVQRAWSYAGTNKTGAVWQPVKAELSSVRASVGQTPLMAGVARAVETEDPAFAQRLVKDGFKQVHKSAVFFAMAKNQTIKAKGGNDLPMYMLGDSNAASLLQTEELRDLVNNPVNAGNLLKLLAPMFRNCVFSVCCGIKGHFSVYLPAVAAQDANTDFASVDGMSDLITQLVVQYINGAATNSPEYLQLAGRAKGALTKLTESGALVKSAAFCRMSMQAKTMALPGIPVNEVWVRDSARKNSVHSLMERVFS